The following coding sequences lie in one Thermodesulforhabdaceae bacterium genomic window:
- a CDS encoding DUF2333 family protein, with protein MEQGTDGKKYLKKFGRPVAIGIVAAVVLVVIVFFAQSRMESLKGKLSTAPTAQTQAPKPAEIQKPGTPEASETKEPQIGEIRKGPSYPAPVYTLPGSKTQKNQRGPVQQKIEPSVPGAVEKPSPGEALRGVEEKKEIVPEKPAVPGVPSPKEISPRLPAVTALHEGKPGEHVGLPEIDPIPGVTFVEVMIRLMEHELKGRFLGWRPNDLIIGRFTDNINNYQLGVLEAIRFTTLRLKDSLTRMGEADAYDRDLQDGLNLFMNKPTLFWFPSAEASYGEAVGHLKRFLEKLKRGEARFYYRVDNLISLIVSYNDLLGNVNRTLIMDRHPDGRSVSWFEVDDYFYYAKGVAHVMFEILKVVRVGFKEQLAIINATEIMDEILYELSRAEKIDPWIILDSDLDGLFANHRANLNAPLSEVAHLMTVMSRF; from the coding sequence ATGGAACAGGGAACCGATGGAAAGAAATATTTAAAGAAGTTCGGACGGCCTGTGGCTATAGGGATTGTAGCAGCTGTTGTTTTGGTGGTTATAGTGTTTTTTGCCCAGAGCCGTATGGAATCGTTAAAAGGTAAGTTAAGTACAGCCCCGACTGCTCAGACTCAAGCCCCCAAGCCAGCCGAAATTCAAAAACCTGGAACTCCTGAAGCATCCGAGACTAAAGAACCGCAGATCGGTGAAATTCGAAAAGGTCCTTCATATCCTGCTCCGGTCTATACTCTACCAGGCTCCAAAACTCAAAAGAACCAAAGAGGGCCGGTTCAACAAAAAATAGAACCGTCGGTTCCCGGGGCTGTGGAAAAACCCTCTCCCGGGGAAGCCTTAAGAGGCGTGGAAGAAAAGAAAGAGATTGTTCCTGAAAAACCTGCGGTTCCGGGAGTTCCATCACCAAAAGAGATTTCTCCCCGTCTCCCTGCTGTTACAGCGCTACATGAAGGTAAACCAGGGGAACACGTTGGTTTACCGGAAATTGATCCCATCCCGGGTGTTACCTTCGTGGAAGTAATGATTCGCCTTATGGAACATGAACTAAAGGGACGTTTTCTTGGATGGCGACCTAATGATTTGATAATTGGTCGGTTTACTGACAATATTAATAACTACCAACTCGGGGTTCTGGAGGCTATACGCTTTACCACTCTTCGGCTTAAGGACAGCCTTACTCGAATGGGTGAAGCAGACGCCTATGATCGGGACCTTCAGGATGGTCTTAACCTTTTTATGAATAAGCCAACTCTGTTTTGGTTTCCATCAGCAGAGGCATCTTACGGGGAGGCGGTGGGGCATTTAAAACGATTCCTGGAAAAGCTTAAGCGAGGAGAAGCCAGGTTTTACTACCGGGTCGATAACCTGATATCTCTTATCGTCTCTTACAACGACCTGTTGGGCAATGTTAATAGAACTCTAATTATGGATCGGCATCCGGATGGACGTTCTGTGAGCTGGTTTGAAGTGGACGACTATTTTTACTACGCTAAAGGTGTGGCTCACGTGATGTTTGAAATTCTCAAAGTTGTGAGAGTAGGCTTTAAAGAACAGCTTGCGATTATAAACGCCACTGAAATTATGGACGAAATCCTTTATGAGCTTTCTCGTGCGGAAAAGATAGATCCGTGGATCATCTTGGATTCTGATCTTGATGGATTGTTTGCAAACCATCGAGCTAACCTTAATGCTCCGCTTAGCGAAGTGGCTCATTTGATGACGGTTATGAGCAGGTTCTAA
- a CDS encoding radical SAM protein, whose product MRNNSLAPSRSIIFGPVPSRRLGRSLGIDLLPCKMCSFDCIYCECGPTECLTLDRFSEPSPAEVLSILKTFIREFQPQFDVITFSGSGEPTLYEPIGNLIDLIKREFPHYPVAVLTNGSLFSDPSVRTSLLKADIVSPSLDAPNEALFRKINRPHPSLTWEELVEGLIAFRKEYHGHYRLEVLLIKGINDAPEHLEQIANIICHIKPDMVDLTTLARPGTISNLQGLSPEELKLCADYLKGIPSSIVGDYSKKGSTHKKTISFQKLEAQIINLLARRPCSLEDLADSLGVSVEEASHVISSLKERHRLLIHDINGKLFYSLASALP is encoded by the coding sequence ATGAGAAATAATTCCCTGGCTCCTTCCAGGTCCATCATTTTTGGACCCGTGCCTTCTCGAAGATTGGGACGTTCCCTAGGGATTGATCTGCTTCCATGCAAAATGTGTTCTTTTGATTGCATCTACTGCGAATGCGGTCCAACAGAGTGTTTAACTCTGGATCGATTCTCTGAGCCATCTCCAGCCGAAGTCCTTTCCATACTCAAAACTTTCATCAGGGAATTCCAGCCACAATTTGATGTGATTACCTTTTCCGGCTCGGGCGAGCCGACCCTTTACGAGCCAATCGGTAATCTTATCGATCTTATAAAGCGCGAATTTCCTCACTATCCCGTGGCTGTTCTGACAAATGGATCGCTCTTTTCGGATCCTTCAGTAAGAACCTCTCTTCTTAAGGCTGATATCGTATCTCCATCGCTTGACGCTCCCAATGAGGCTCTTTTCAGAAAGATTAACCGACCTCATCCTTCTCTAACCTGGGAAGAGTTGGTCGAGGGACTTATCGCTTTTAGAAAAGAATACCATGGACATTATCGTCTGGAGGTTCTTCTTATCAAAGGGATAAACGATGCCCCCGAACATCTTGAACAAATAGCCAACATAATTTGCCATATAAAACCGGACATGGTCGATTTAACCACTCTGGCTCGCCCGGGAACTATTTCAAATTTGCAAGGGCTTTCTCCTGAAGAATTAAAGCTGTGTGCCGACTATTTGAAAGGTATTCCTTCTTCCATAGTGGGAGATTACTCAAAAAAAGGATCAACTCACAAAAAAACAATTTCTTTCCAGAAGCTTGAAGCCCAGATTATTAATCTCCTTGCACGTCGTCCCTGTTCTCTAGAAGATCTAGCCGATAGCCTGGGGGTTTCGGTTGAAGAAGCGAGCCACGTCATATCCAGCCTTAAAGAGCGCCATAGGCTCTTGATTCATGATATAAACGGTAAGCTTTTTTATTCTTTAGCTTCTGCCTTGCCTTGA
- the queD gene encoding 6-carboxytetrahydropterin synthase QueD yields the protein MEKKELFEVKIICDFAAAHLLRNFRGKCEHLHGHNWKVEVVVRGHRLNESEILLDFAELKDATKEIVGELDHAFLNELPAFKERNPSSENIARYIFQRLSKRFEGYNFWVYSVSAWESPNSCATYYGFVS from the coding sequence ATGGAAAAAAAAGAACTTTTTGAAGTAAAGATCATTTGCGATTTCGCGGCAGCTCATCTATTAAGGAACTTTAGGGGAAAGTGCGAACACCTTCATGGTCACAACTGGAAGGTTGAAGTAGTGGTTCGAGGACATAGGCTTAACGAGAGTGAAATACTTCTTGATTTTGCCGAACTTAAAGATGCTACGAAAGAAATTGTTGGAGAACTGGATCACGCTTTTCTTAACGAGCTACCGGCTTTTAAAGAAAGAAACCCCTCCTCTGAAAATATTGCGCGCTACATTTTTCAAAGACTGTCGAAACGTTTTGAAGGATACAATTTCTGGGTTTATAGTGTGTCCGCATGGGAATCACCCAATTCCTGTGCTACATATTATGGTTTTGTAAGCTAG
- a CDS encoding pitrilysin family protein produces MAKKCVFLCILFLSIFLWQHLSFGELSPLVDQLLPSKSSDDKFVRLKNGLTVLIRSDDSTPVVSTYILVKAGSIYEPTLSGLSHYLEHVVSGGSTKFLKESDIRRKIEQMGGAANAFTSHNRTVYYINTTREHYREAIELLLSFVHDCAFDPTEVEREKGVIMEEARMQENDPGKQLWNLFFETAYQKHPVRYPVIGRMDVFARQTREDLIRYYENRYIPANIVVCVVGPVRPEDVISLIAEKTSDWDYTPPEETVLPEEPLPVAKKQAEKELPFVDQERIMVGFPSVNLSHPDVYALDVLATIAGEGNSSLLVKELKEEKRLVSSISAFNWTPSYVRGQWIVSLTPVPGKRAEAMEALEQALHAIADQGVSTEDLEMAKRKTISQHIFERTTSSGQALSLLSGFNETGDPYFDEAYVEKIKAVTVEEVQQVAKRYLRWDLATIAAVKPPSGSTSNNNIRKSTGASPQNSNEPLIKTLSNGLRVILKPDHKLPIVAIELHGLGGQLLDPSDKSGLSHITASLLTAGTENYSRSDIFRIIESNGGKVSAGAGRNSYSVSMKVLADNLPQAIDILSEMVSKATFPESELEKKRQETLLAIDRAKENWQQELSIIFHEHFFKEHPYRFYHLGSRESVSKLTKADVVECYHRMVVPARSVLAIFGDFDKEEVLKLLEEKVGSWKRKAPPFPYPPKTEFSPQTKDSSIVVKTSKTALGIMVGTSGIEMNDPRRAILDVIDANISGIGYPSGRLQEALRGGNQDLVYVVHAIPFYGIKGGYFTVIAQTALEHRERVKAIIFQELQKTATNLMTPQDIATAKNIILTMEALSLEDISDQARDAALNEALGLGWNFRKKLHEKLEQVTPEDVMKLAKDLFEKTLTVETIPQGKAEAKE; encoded by the coding sequence ATGGCTAAAAAATGCGTATTTTTGTGTATCCTTTTTCTATCAATTTTCTTATGGCAACATCTTTCATTCGGCGAACTATCGCCCCTAGTTGACCAGCTTTTGCCTTCTAAATCTTCCGATGACAAATTCGTGCGATTAAAGAATGGTCTTACTGTGCTCATCAGGTCAGACGATTCAACCCCCGTAGTCTCAACCTATATTTTGGTAAAGGCGGGGTCTATCTATGAACCAACACTCTCCGGCCTTTCTCATTATCTGGAACACGTGGTCTCCGGTGGATCTACCAAATTTCTAAAAGAAAGCGACATACGCCGGAAAATAGAACAGATGGGGGGCGCAGCTAATGCCTTCACGTCTCACAACCGGACAGTGTATTACATAAACACCACCAGAGAACATTACCGTGAAGCCATAGAACTTCTATTGAGTTTCGTCCACGACTGTGCCTTCGATCCAACCGAGGTTGAACGTGAAAAGGGCGTAATAATGGAAGAAGCTCGCATGCAAGAAAACGATCCAGGGAAGCAGCTCTGGAACCTTTTCTTCGAAACGGCCTATCAAAAACACCCTGTGCGCTATCCGGTGATTGGACGTATGGACGTTTTTGCTCGGCAAACTCGAGAAGATTTAATCCGATACTACGAAAACCGATACATTCCTGCCAACATTGTGGTTTGCGTGGTGGGGCCTGTCCGGCCTGAGGATGTAATTTCTCTCATTGCTGAAAAGACTTCCGACTGGGACTACACTCCCCCCGAAGAAACTGTTCTACCAGAAGAACCGCTCCCGGTGGCCAAAAAGCAAGCAGAAAAGGAACTTCCTTTTGTGGACCAGGAACGGATAATGGTTGGTTTCCCTTCCGTTAATTTATCTCACCCCGATGTTTACGCTCTTGATGTTCTTGCAACCATAGCAGGAGAAGGTAACTCCAGCCTTCTCGTTAAAGAATTAAAGGAAGAAAAAAGACTTGTTTCAAGCATTTCGGCTTTTAACTGGACTCCATCTTATGTGCGAGGACAATGGATAGTCTCTCTAACGCCTGTTCCTGGAAAAAGAGCAGAAGCAATGGAAGCACTGGAACAGGCTCTCCATGCTATTGCCGACCAGGGGGTTTCGACGGAAGATCTGGAAATGGCAAAAAGAAAAACAATCAGCCAGCACATTTTCGAAAGAACAACATCCTCGGGTCAGGCTTTATCTCTTCTTTCCGGCTTTAATGAAACCGGGGATCCCTACTTTGACGAAGCTTATGTTGAGAAAATCAAAGCTGTTACAGTTGAAGAAGTTCAACAGGTTGCAAAAAGGTACCTTCGCTGGGATCTGGCAACTATTGCAGCGGTAAAACCTCCATCTGGTTCTACAAGCAACAATAACATTCGGAAATCTACAGGGGCTTCTCCTCAAAATTCCAATGAACCGTTGATAAAAACGCTTTCTAACGGCCTAAGGGTGATACTAAAACCTGACCACAAACTCCCCATAGTGGCTATAGAACTTCATGGGCTGGGAGGACAACTACTTGATCCTTCTGATAAATCCGGTCTTTCTCACATAACCGCATCGCTTCTCACAGCCGGAACAGAAAATTATTCAAGAAGCGACATATTTCGGATAATCGAATCCAACGGTGGAAAAGTAAGCGCCGGAGCCGGGCGAAACAGCTATTCTGTTTCTATGAAAGTGTTGGCTGATAACCTTCCCCAGGCGATCGATATACTTTCCGAAATGGTTTCTAAGGCAACTTTTCCCGAGTCGGAACTGGAGAAAAAGCGTCAGGAAACTCTTTTGGCTATCGATAGAGCGAAGGAAAACTGGCAGCAAGAGCTTTCCATTATCTTTCACGAGCACTTTTTCAAGGAGCATCCTTACCGATTCTACCATCTTGGGAGCAGGGAGTCTGTCTCTAAATTAACCAAAGCCGATGTGGTTGAATGTTACCATCGCATGGTTGTGCCTGCAAGAAGTGTGCTGGCAATATTTGGTGACTTTGATAAAGAAGAAGTTCTAAAGCTTCTGGAAGAGAAGGTTGGTTCCTGGAAGCGGAAAGCTCCACCATTTCCTTATCCGCCAAAGACCGAGTTTTCTCCTCAGACAAAAGATTCATCCATTGTAGTAAAAACTTCTAAAACGGCTCTGGGGATCATGGTTGGAACATCCGGCATTGAGATGAATGATCCCAGAAGGGCAATTCTGGATGTCATAGATGCCAATATATCCGGCATTGGTTATCCGAGTGGAAGACTGCAGGAAGCGCTCCGTGGAGGCAACCAGGATTTGGTCTATGTTGTCCACGCCATTCCTTTTTACGGGATAAAGGGGGGATATTTCACTGTGATAGCTCAAACCGCTCTTGAACATCGAGAACGTGTAAAGGCTATCATCTTTCAGGAACTTCAAAAAACAGCAACAAATTTAATGACCCCACAGGATATTGCTACTGCTAAAAATATCATTCTAACCATGGAAGCGCTTTCTCTTGAAGATATCAGCGATCAGGCAAGAGACGCTGCCTTGAACGAAGCTTTAGGTCTGGGATGGAATTTCCGAAAGAAATTGCACGAAAAGCTTGAGCAGGTTACTCCTGAAGACGTCATGAAGCTAGCAAAAGATCTTTTCGAAAAGACTCTAACGGTAGAGACTATTCCTCAAGGCAAGGCAGAAGCTAAAGAATAA